One window of the Phragmitibacter flavus genome contains the following:
- a CDS encoding lysylphosphatidylglycerol synthase transmembrane domain-containing protein, whose amino-acid sequence MPRRHWMLLLRLACGGALLWWALRRAEFASLPSLQNTTIHFGWLLLAMLFGGLAVLGWAMRWRAFVQMNGMALSFRESIRLTMFADFFNFYFLGPLGADGIRAVFLNRQFPNQKLRIAQSILLDHGVGLMAGTILYILFTRPQTAWLTSNNSMVPGIALVATDIILGIMGLLTLSAFTAICFPSIWNHINSKPFLRRITFPLRPFLHLQPHRNAIYRAQIVSILSILSGYAAYWCSSHAVAQPIPPLQMLAIMPMVDAIAAIPITISGLGVRENLFVELLGHTLPMGAQGAVTVSLLGFAVTGIWGLVGGIWLGLHRIRSGTQSASTSVTQQT is encoded by the coding sequence ATGCCCCGCCGCCACTGGATGCTTCTCTTGCGCCTCGCTTGTGGCGGTGCCCTGCTCTGGTGGGCTCTGCGACGTGCTGAGTTCGCCAGCCTGCCCAGTCTCCAAAACACCACCATTCACTTCGGCTGGCTGTTGCTCGCCATGCTTTTTGGCGGCCTCGCCGTTTTAGGATGGGCCATGCGCTGGCGCGCCTTCGTGCAGATGAACGGCATGGCTCTCAGCTTCCGTGAGTCGATCCGGCTGACGATGTTTGCCGATTTTTTTAACTTCTACTTCCTCGGTCCTCTCGGTGCCGACGGCATCCGTGCCGTGTTCCTCAACCGCCAGTTCCCCAATCAAAAACTGCGCATCGCCCAATCCATCCTGCTCGATCACGGCGTTGGACTGATGGCCGGCACCATTCTTTACATCTTGTTTACCCGACCTCAAACGGCCTGGCTCACCTCCAACAACAGCATGGTCCCCGGCATCGCCCTCGTCGCCACCGACATCATCCTGGGCATCATGGGCCTCCTCACCCTCAGCGCCTTTACCGCGATCTGCTTCCCTTCGATCTGGAACCACATCAACAGCAAACCCTTCCTCCGTCGCATCACCTTTCCGCTCCGACCGTTCCTTCATCTTCAGCCCCACCGCAACGCCATCTACCGCGCCCAGATCGTTTCCATCCTCAGCATTCTCTCCGGCTATGCCGCCTACTGGTGTTCCAGCCACGCCGTTGCCCAACCCATCCCCCCGCTGCAAATGCTCGCCATCATGCCCATGGTGGACGCCATCGCCGCCATTCCCATCACCATCAGCGGACTTGGCGTGCGCGAAAACCTTTTTGTCGAACTGCTCGGACACACCCTACCCATGGGAGCCCAGGGGGCCGTCACCGTCTCCCTGCTCGGATTCGCCGTCACCGGCATCTGGGGACTCGTCGGAGGCATCTGGCTTGGCCTGCATCGAATCCGTTCTGGAACACAATCTGCATCCACCAGCGTCACCCAGCAGACCTAA
- the rimO gene encoding 30S ribosomal protein S12 methylthiotransferase RimO: MTKVGLVSLGCAKNLIDSEIMVGHIQQAGMQMTPKSDDADVMIINTCSFIDMAKKESISSVHEAIDGRTDRKKKIIVAGCMAQRFAQELPSLMPEVDAFIGLDQLTEVGTIVNRLTGHERAEDESPDNHVTEKPQYIPDYDTPRFRLTPSHYAYIKIAEGCNHPCSFCIIPKIRGKHRSRTQESVVKEARALVASGIKEINLISQDITYFGMDKWEGQRPNPRSPVDSSRGESLATLIRELNTIEGDFWIRLLYTHPAHWSDDLIAAIAESDKVVKYVDIPLQHISDHMLTLMRRETNGDYIRDLIRRMRAGIPGIAIRTTFIVGFPNETEEDFKELLDFIDEFKFERAGVFNYSREEGTRANKMEGHVHHATRKRRWNEAMSHLQVRAEEFNQSQVGKTVRVLVEKPGEARTYMDAPDIDGMVFVDPTIPVGTFADVTIADWRGYDLVAKR; the protein is encoded by the coding sequence ATGACCAAAGTCGGACTCGTCAGCCTCGGCTGCGCCAAAAATCTCATCGATTCTGAAATCATGGTCGGCCACATCCAGCAGGCCGGCATGCAGATGACCCCCAAGTCCGACGACGCCGATGTCATGATCATCAACACCTGCTCGTTCATCGACATGGCCAAGAAGGAGTCCATCTCCAGCGTCCATGAAGCCATCGACGGACGCACCGACCGCAAAAAGAAAATCATCGTCGCCGGCTGCATGGCCCAGCGTTTCGCCCAGGAACTTCCCAGCCTGATGCCCGAAGTCGACGCCTTCATCGGCCTCGACCAACTCACCGAAGTCGGCACCATCGTCAACCGCCTCACCGGCCACGAACGCGCCGAAGACGAGTCGCCCGACAACCACGTCACCGAAAAACCCCAATACATCCCCGACTACGACACCCCGCGCTTCCGCCTCACTCCCTCGCACTACGCCTACATCAAAATCGCCGAAGGCTGCAACCACCCCTGCTCCTTCTGCATCATCCCCAAAATCCGCGGCAAACACCGCTCCCGCACCCAGGAAAGCGTCGTCAAGGAAGCCCGCGCTCTCGTCGCCTCCGGCATCAAGGAAATCAACCTCATCTCCCAGGACATCACTTATTTCGGCATGGACAAATGGGAAGGCCAGCGCCCCAACCCGCGCAGCCCCGTCGACAGCTCGCGCGGCGAAAGCCTCGCCACCCTTATCCGCGAACTCAATACCATTGAGGGCGACTTCTGGATCCGCCTCCTCTACACCCACCCCGCCCACTGGAGCGATGACCTCATCGCCGCCATCGCTGAATCCGACAAGGTCGTCAAATACGTCGACATCCCCCTCCAGCACATCAGCGACCACATGCTCACCCTCATGCGCCGCGAAACCAACGGCGACTACATCCGCGACCTCATCCGCCGCATGCGCGCCGGCATCCCCGGCATCGCCATCCGCACCACCTTCATCGTCGGCTTTCCCAACGAAACCGAGGAAGACTTTAAAGAACTCCTCGACTTCATCGACGAATTCAAATTCGAACGCGCCGGCGTCTTCAACTACTCCCGCGAAGAAGGCACCCGCGCCAACAAAATGGAAGGCCACGTCCACCACGCCACCCGCAAACGCCGCTGGAACGAAGCCATGAGCCACCTGCAGGTCCGCGCCGAAGAATTCAACCAGTCCCAAGTTGGAAAAACCGTCCGCGTCCTCGTTGAAAAACCCGGCGAAGCGCGCACCTACATGGACGCTCCTGACATCGATGGCATGGTTTTTGTTGATCCCACCATCCCCGTCGGAACTTTCGCCGATGTCACCATCGCCGACTGGCGCGGTTACGACCTCGTTGCCAAAAGGTAA
- a CDS encoding 23S rRNA (pseudouridine(1915)-N(3))-methyltransferase RlmH, translated as MKWQVITVGKPALTWAKAGLEDYARRLTRMAQVEMVVLKEGTPAQVAQRALEASKGSWRVVLDERGRDLTSVELSGWVQKQENASLKRVSVLIGGADGHDESLRSEADECWRLSKMTLQHEMALVLFYEQLYRAYGMLRGDPYHRA; from the coding sequence ATGAAATGGCAGGTGATCACGGTAGGCAAACCAGCTTTGACTTGGGCGAAGGCGGGTTTGGAGGACTATGCGCGTCGGCTGACACGCATGGCGCAGGTGGAGATGGTGGTTCTGAAGGAGGGAACGCCGGCCCAGGTGGCGCAGCGGGCGCTGGAGGCGTCGAAAGGTTCGTGGCGGGTGGTGTTGGATGAGAGAGGCAGGGATTTGACCAGTGTGGAGCTGTCGGGCTGGGTGCAGAAACAGGAAAATGCTTCGTTAAAACGAGTGAGTGTGTTGATTGGTGGAGCGGATGGACATGATGAATCGCTGAGGTCGGAAGCGGACGAATGCTGGCGTTTGTCAAAGATGACGTTGCAGCACGAGATGGCGCTGGTTTTGTTTTATGAACAATTGTATCGCGCCTACGGAATGCTTAGGGGTGATCCTTACCATCGAGCATAA